In Flammeovirgaceae bacterium 311, one DNA window encodes the following:
- a CDS encoding DEAD/DEAH box helicase (COG0513 Superfamily II DNA and RNA helicases): MQFLSLGLSEFLLQSLAAQHFNKPYPIQQEAIPAILAGKDIFGVAQTGSGKTAAFVLPILELLHKKTPPKSRYIKALVLVPTRELAAQVADVFKTFSNGSGRRINTLAVYGGVSINPQMMALAQTEILVATPGRLLDLISSNAVLLSAVEMLVLDEADKILNLGFQEELDKILALLPGRRQNILFSATIGDDVRNIKEALLRDPLLIEVKEENPQHELISQRAYQVNPEQKGPFLRYLIKTQNMQQVLVFTSSVRTADNLVNKLSKNGIQAASLHSQKSQGARTEVLSKFKTAKLRVLVATDLASRGIDIEKLPYVINFELPRSPKDYVHRIGRTGRAAASGEAISLITPEDLHHFGIIQKKMGKKVSVIETSDIDLKGY; encoded by the coding sequence ATGCAGTTTTTATCGCTGGGTTTATCGGAGTTTTTGTTACAATCCCTGGCAGCACAACATTTCAATAAGCCCTATCCTATTCAGCAGGAGGCTATTCCTGCAATTCTGGCTGGAAAAGATATTTTTGGTGTGGCCCAAACAGGATCTGGCAAAACTGCCGCTTTTGTATTACCCATTCTGGAACTTCTGCACAAGAAAACACCCCCAAAAAGCAGGTACATAAAAGCGCTTGTACTGGTGCCTACCCGTGAGCTTGCCGCACAGGTAGCTGATGTATTTAAAACTTTCAGTAATGGATCTGGCAGAAGAATAAATACACTTGCGGTATATGGAGGGGTTTCAATTAACCCGCAGATGATGGCACTGGCACAAACAGAAATTCTGGTAGCCACACCGGGCAGGCTGTTAGACCTGATCTCCTCCAATGCTGTACTTCTTTCTGCTGTTGAGATGCTGGTACTGGACGAAGCAGATAAAATCCTGAACCTGGGCTTTCAGGAAGAGCTTGATAAAATTTTAGCCCTGCTGCCCGGCAGGCGCCAGAACATTCTGTTTTCTGCTACCATTGGAGATGATGTTCGCAACATAAAAGAAGCTTTACTGCGCGACCCGCTCCTGATTGAGGTAAAGGAAGAAAACCCGCAGCACGAACTGATATCACAGCGGGCATACCAGGTAAACCCTGAGCAGAAAGGCCCCTTTCTGAGATACCTGATCAAAACACAGAATATGCAACAGGTGCTGGTATTCACCTCCTCTGTCAGAACAGCAGATAACCTGGTGAATAAGCTTTCCAAAAACGGTATTCAGGCTGCTTCGCTGCACAGCCAGAAAAGCCAGGGAGCAAGAACAGAGGTATTATCGAAATTCAAAACAGCTAAGCTAAGGGTGCTGGTTGCCACAGACCTGGCCTCTCGGGGTATTGATATTGAAAAGCTGCCTTATGTAATCAATTTTGAGCTGCCACGCTCTCCGAAAGACTATGTACACAGGATTGGTCGTACCGGACGTGCCGCTGCATCGGGAGAGGCCATTAGTCTGATCACTCCCGAAGACCTGCACCACTTTGGCATTATTCAGAAAAAAATGGGCAAAAAGGTTTCTGTGATAGAAACCAGCGATATAGATCTGAAAGGGTATTAG